In Sphingobium amiense, a genomic segment contains:
- a CDS encoding acyltransferase family protein: MDNRGEQDGRPRPATERLDWVDVARGIGIVAVVVGHVWTRGSLRGAMYSFHMPLFFLLSGMLARPQPAGPFARRLAVTQMRPYAAWLLLLILADQIIERAKGGVPIFHRWPEDVLPILLGGSWLRGPFTIFWFVPCLVGARILFNLILSRSPDPFDRRWTLTLPPLLASAYVLGWWTQASPLGLLTVPMAVVLLWAGLVWGRVGWHRAMLLPLALLAIVGLAGLVPTLNMKAANYGAPLLSIAAGVATSLLIFRLSMGIAPFAAPLASLGRASLTIMYLHVAIIHYLTPYLGKPWLLVLALAGPWGLSILIARSPTARWWLA; encoded by the coding sequence ATGGACAACAGGGGGGAACAGGACGGCAGGCCGCGCCCGGCAACGGAGCGGCTCGACTGGGTGGATGTCGCTCGTGGCATCGGCATAGTGGCGGTCGTGGTCGGCCATGTATGGACGCGGGGCAGCCTGCGCGGCGCCATGTACAGCTTTCACATGCCGCTTTTCTTCCTGCTATCCGGGATGCTGGCGCGGCCCCAGCCTGCCGGTCCGTTCGCGCGGCGGCTGGCCGTCACGCAGATGCGCCCCTACGCCGCCTGGCTGCTGCTGCTGATCCTCGCCGACCAGATCATCGAGCGGGCGAAGGGCGGCGTGCCGATCTTTCACCGGTGGCCGGAGGATGTCCTGCCGATCCTGCTGGGCGGTTCCTGGCTTCGGGGTCCGTTCACGATCTTCTGGTTCGTGCCCTGCCTTGTCGGCGCGCGCATCCTCTTCAACCTGATCCTGAGCCGTTCGCCCGACCCGTTCGACCGCAGGTGGACCCTGACGCTTCCGCCTTTATTGGCCTCCGCATACGTCCTTGGCTGGTGGACGCAGGCATCGCCGCTGGGCCTGTTGACCGTGCCGATGGCGGTTGTGCTGCTATGGGCCGGACTGGTGTGGGGAAGAGTGGGCTGGCATCGCGCGATGCTCCTGCCGCTGGCCCTTCTCGCCATCGTCGGGCTGGCGGGATTGGTCCCGACGCTCAATATGAAGGCGGCGAATTATGGTGCGCCGCTGCTGTCCATCGCGGCGGGGGTGGCGACGTCGCTGCTGATCTTCCGGCTCTCCATGGGGATTGCGCCTTTTGCCGCGCCGTTGGCATCATTGGGCCGGGCCTCGCTGACGATCATGTATCTCCATGTCGCCATCATCCATTATCTGACGCCATATCTCGGCAAGCCATGGCTGCTCGTTCTGGCGCTGGCGGGGCCGTGGGGGCTTTCGATCCTGATTGCGCGCTCTCCCACAGCGCGGTGGTGGCTTGCCTGA
- the radC gene encoding RadC family protein — translation MAEKDSKVAHDGAGHRARLRQKLADSGGESLHDHELIEYLLALAIPRRDTKPLAKALLREFGGIGRLMAADWAQIARVPGMGDTSIAAIKIVQATALRMLRNEVAAQPVLASWQALLDYLRADMAYLTVERVRVLHLNSRNMLIRDDHMGDGSVDQAAIYTREVIKRAIDLGSAALILVHNHPSGSPEPSRQDIDVTRQIIDAGKRLGIGVHDHIIIGTQGHVSLRAKGLL, via the coding sequence TTGGCCGAAAAGGATAGCAAAGTAGCGCATGATGGCGCAGGCCATCGCGCGCGCCTGCGTCAGAAGCTGGCGGACAGCGGCGGCGAATCGCTGCATGACCATGAGCTGATCGAATATCTTCTGGCGCTTGCCATTCCGCGCCGCGACACCAAGCCGCTGGCCAAGGCGCTGCTCCGCGAGTTCGGCGGCATCGGGCGTCTCATGGCCGCGGACTGGGCGCAGATCGCACGCGTCCCCGGCATGGGCGACACCAGCATCGCGGCAATCAAGATCGTGCAGGCGACCGCGCTGCGCATGCTGCGCAACGAAGTGGCCGCGCAGCCCGTGCTGGCGAGCTGGCAGGCGCTGCTCGACTATCTGCGCGCCGACATGGCCTATCTGACGGTGGAGCGCGTGCGTGTGCTGCATCTCAACAGCCGCAACATGCTGATCCGCGACGATCATATGGGGGACGGGTCGGTCGATCAGGCGGCGATCTATACGCGAGAGGTTATCAAGCGCGCCATCGACCTTGGATCGGCCGCCCTCATCCTCGTCCACAACCATCCCAGCGGATCGCCCGAACCCAGCCGGCAGGACATCGACGTGACGCGTCAGATCATCGACGCGGGCAAACGGCTCGGCATCGGCGTGCATGATCATATCATCATCGGAACGCAGGGCCATGTGAGCCTGCGCGCCAAGGGGTTGCTCTGA
- a CDS encoding intermembrane phospholipid transport protein YdbH family protein, translating to MEETDGEDRVRRGWARWLGVGTGSLALVLVALWTQRSPIAENFVNRELARRDVRADYDLVDVGLRTQRIENLVLGDPARPDLTARWVEVDIAFAGLTPQVAAVRAGGVRLRGAIRDGALALGEVDKFRNPASKEPFSLPDLVLGLRDARLTLDTDAGRVGMQIDGSGNLRSGFSGRLAAAMVKASAGGCGATAVRAMLDVTTRAGRPGIKGPVQAGALGCPAAGFSLARPEGLIDLTLGPAMERWEGQADLKGEAMRVSMVTLARPEGRLSFEGSAKGTKGGATVAAKALGGAGVGMRDALLRGQWALGRDAISASGQLSASDLRRTGRDAMASFVASSRATPVGPLVERIASSVRQAERANRLRAGFAFHQPGGRGSLTISHAALTSVSGARLGLGQGSSLALLWPGRRGGIDWTLDGSFTTGGGGLPHGALRLARRPAGGFGGDLFLDPYAAGDARLAVDRVRFVADRGGATRFATTARLDGPLPDGRVRALVLPVGGRIAADGSVAINPDCATVAWEELRYASFMAGPTRQQVCPLEGGAMLTLNQSGLHGGFSARGLALNGRNGGSPMRFDAKRATFALRGNRVALSGAALRIGAGESPVRLSAAALEGGPGAQGFTGTVSGMGGQIGSVPLILQDGKGDWRFASGALSLRAATEVRDAALPARFEPLAIPDARLTMKGGRIDAAGTLTTRRGGVKVADVAIAHDLGSGRGHADLNVPGLKFGPSLQPEEVTHLTVGVIANVAATVTGTGRIDWTGANVTSTGTFRTDNASLAAAFGPVEGLSGEIRFTDLIGLVSAPGQEVRIRSVNPGVEVRDGIVRYHLEPGQKVRIEGGGWPFSGGELVLLPTTMDFSADVDRYLTFRVIGLDAGAFIQAMELENVSATGTFDGIMPLIFNAQGGRIAGGVLVARQQGLPPLVMPEGVLPTIPCDPKRQGGVLSYVGPVSNENLGAMGRIAFDALKDLQYKCLSILMDGALDGEMVTNVVFNGVNRGKIGDAPAGLVRNFTGLPFIFNVKIAAPFRGLLKTAQSYIDPTQTIRDEIGRQAQEKMRAQGAQGLAVQPLDSDTMRNGEPK from the coding sequence ATGGAAGAAACGGACGGCGAAGACAGGGTGCGCCGGGGGTGGGCGCGCTGGCTGGGAGTCGGCACGGGTTCGCTCGCTCTGGTTCTGGTCGCCCTGTGGACGCAGCGGTCCCCTATCGCCGAAAATTTCGTCAATCGCGAACTGGCCCGGCGGGATGTCCGGGCGGATTATGATCTGGTCGATGTCGGGTTGCGAACCCAGCGGATCGAGAATCTGGTGCTGGGCGATCCGGCGCGGCCCGATCTGACGGCGCGGTGGGTGGAGGTGGACATCGCTTTTGCCGGACTGACGCCGCAGGTCGCGGCGGTGCGGGCAGGCGGCGTCAGATTGCGCGGCGCGATCCGCGATGGCGCGCTGGCGCTGGGGGAGGTCGACAAGTTTCGCAACCCCGCTTCAAAAGAGCCTTTCAGCCTTCCGGACCTTGTGCTCGGCCTGCGCGACGCGCGCCTGACGCTCGACACCGATGCGGGCCGGGTGGGAATGCAGATCGACGGCAGCGGCAATCTGCGCTCGGGGTTCAGCGGCAGACTGGCCGCCGCGATGGTCAAGGCCAGCGCTGGCGGATGCGGTGCGACCGCCGTTCGGGCGATGCTGGACGTGACGACAAGAGCGGGACGTCCCGGCATCAAAGGTCCGGTTCAGGCCGGAGCGCTCGGCTGCCCGGCCGCCGGCTTCAGCCTTGCGCGACCGGAGGGCTTGATCGACCTCACCCTCGGCCCGGCGATGGAACGTTGGGAAGGGCAGGCCGACCTCAAGGGCGAAGCCATGCGCGTCAGCATGGTCACGCTCGCAAGGCCGGAAGGCCGCCTGTCGTTCGAAGGGTCCGCAAAGGGCACGAAAGGCGGCGCGACAGTCGCGGCCAAGGCGCTGGGCGGAGCGGGCGTGGGGATGCGCGACGCGCTGCTGCGCGGGCAATGGGCTTTGGGCCGGGATGCGATCAGCGCCAGCGGCCAGTTGAGCGCGAGCGACCTGCGACGCACGGGGCGGGATGCAATGGCATCGTTTGTGGCGAGCAGCCGGGCGACGCCGGTCGGGCCACTGGTCGAACGTATCGCCTCCTCGGTCCGGCAGGCGGAGCGTGCGAACCGCCTGCGGGCGGGCTTCGCCTTTCATCAGCCGGGCGGTCGGGGCAGCCTCACGATTTCGCATGCGGCGCTTACTTCGGTCAGCGGTGCGCGGCTTGGCCTAGGGCAGGGCAGCAGTCTTGCGCTGCTATGGCCCGGCAGACGAGGTGGCATCGACTGGACGCTCGACGGGTCGTTCACCACCGGCGGCGGCGGATTGCCGCATGGAGCCTTGCGGCTGGCGCGGCGTCCTGCGGGCGGCTTTGGCGGCGATCTGTTTCTCGACCCCTATGCCGCAGGCGATGCCCGGCTCGCGGTCGACCGCGTGAGGTTCGTCGCGGACAGGGGCGGCGCGACGCGATTTGCTACAACAGCGCGGCTCGATGGACCGTTGCCGGACGGTCGCGTGCGCGCACTGGTCCTGCCGGTCGGCGGACGAATCGCCGCGGACGGATCGGTCGCGATCAATCCGGACTGCGCGACGGTGGCGTGGGAAGAATTGCGCTATGCCAGCTTCATGGCCGGCCCGACGCGCCAGCAAGTCTGTCCGCTGGAGGGCGGCGCGATGCTGACGCTGAACCAATCCGGTCTGCACGGAGGCTTTTCCGCACGCGGTCTGGCACTAAATGGCCGGAACGGCGGCAGTCCGATGCGGTTCGATGCGAAACGGGCCACCTTCGCACTCCGCGGCAATCGCGTTGCGCTGTCCGGCGCCGCTCTGCGTATCGGTGCGGGCGAGTCGCCGGTGCGCCTGTCTGCTGCGGCTCTGGAAGGCGGACCGGGTGCGCAGGGCTTTACCGGCACGGTCAGCGGCATGGGCGGCCAGATCGGGTCCGTGCCGCTGATCCTTCAGGATGGGAAGGGCGACTGGCGCTTCGCATCCGGAGCGCTCAGCCTGCGTGCGGCGACGGAGGTGCGCGATGCAGCGTTGCCGGCGCGGTTCGAGCCGCTGGCCATCCCTGACGCGCGGCTCACGATGAAGGGCGGCCGCATCGATGCGGCGGGCACGCTCACCACCCGACGCGGCGGGGTGAAGGTTGCGGACGTCGCCATCGCGCATGATCTTGGCAGCGGACGCGGACATGCCGACCTGAATGTGCCGGGCCTGAAGTTCGGACCGTCGCTCCAGCCCGAGGAGGTGACGCACCTCACGGTCGGCGTCATCGCCAATGTCGCGGCCACGGTGACGGGCACGGGCCGGATCGACTGGACCGGCGCCAATGTCACCAGCACCGGCACGTTCCGCACCGACAATGCCAGCCTCGCCGCCGCGTTCGGCCCGGTCGAGGGGCTTTCGGGCGAAATCCGCTTCACCGACCTCATCGGCCTCGTCAGCGCGCCGGGGCAGGAGGTGCGTATCAGGTCGGTCAATCCGGGCGTTGAAGTGCGCGACGGCATCGTACGCTATCATCTGGAACCGGGGCAGAAGGTGCGGATCGAAGGGGGCGGCTGGCCCTTTTCCGGCGGGGAACTGGTGCTGCTGCCCACGACCATGGATTTTTCGGCGGATGTCGACCGCTACCTGACATTTCGCGTCATCGGCCTCGACGCCGGGGCGTTCATTCAGGCGATGGAGCTGGAGAATGTGTCGGCGACAGGCACGTTCGATGGCATCATGCCGCTCATTTTCAACGCGCAGGGTGGGCGTATCGCGGGCGGCGTTCTGGTCGCGCGGCAGCAGGGGCTGCCGCCGCTTGTCATGCCCGAAGGCGTGCTGCCGACCATCCCCTGCGATCCCAAGAGGCAGGGCGGCGTTCTGTCCTATGTGGGACCGGTGTCGAACGAAAATCTGGGAGCGATGGGCAGGATCGCCTTCGACGCTCTCAAGGATCTGCAATATAAATGCCTCAGCATCCTGATGGACGGCGCGCTCGATGGCGAGATGGTGACGAATGTCGTTTTCAACGGCGTAAACCGCGGAAAGATCGGCGATGCCCCGGCGGGGCTGGTCCGCAATTTCACCGGTCTGCCCTTCATTTTCAACGTGAAGATCGCCGCGCCTTTCCGCGGCCTCCTCAAAACCGCGCAGTCCTATATCGACCCGACGCAGACGATCCGGGACGAAATCGGCAGGCAGGCGCAGGAAAAGATGCGCGCGCAAGGCGCGCAGGGGCTTGCGGTTCAGCCTTTGGACAGCGACACTATGCGAAACGGGGAACCGAAATGA
- a CDS encoding YnbE family lipoprotein, translated as MKTRALIMAGIAGLSLGGCIQVKAPDKPIEINLNVKVQQEVVVRLQRDAQSLIQNNPELFPQ; from the coding sequence ATGAAGACACGCGCACTCATCATGGCCGGGATCGCAGGCCTGTCGCTGGGGGGATGCATTCAGGTGAAGGCACCCGACAAACCCATCGAGATCAACCTGAACGTCAAGGTTCAGCAGGAAGTCGTCGTCCGCCTCCAACGCGACGCGCAGTCGCTCATCCAGAACAATCCGGAGCTGTTCCCGCAATGA
- a CDS encoding YdbL family protein has product MTSKIILIAAGAAVALAGGIMLSAPARAQSGAVAAAMNAGAVGEQADGYLGIAGSVGADVRTEVDAINIKRRAAYTQLASQRGVTVQDVAAATACQTLGRLKQGQVYRIGAGGWQTKGADPIGLPSYCAGA; this is encoded by the coding sequence ATGACAAGCAAGATCATCCTGATCGCCGCCGGTGCCGCTGTCGCGCTGGCTGGCGGCATCATGCTTTCCGCCCCCGCGCGGGCGCAGTCGGGTGCGGTGGCCGCCGCGATGAACGCCGGAGCGGTGGGCGAGCAGGCCGATGGCTATCTCGGCATCGCCGGATCGGTCGGCGCGGACGTGCGCACGGAGGTTGACGCCATCAACATCAAGCGCCGCGCCGCCTATACCCAGTTGGCGAGCCAGCGCGGCGTGACGGTGCAGGATGTCGCGGCGGCAACGGCGTGTCAGACGCTGGGGCGGCTGAAACAGGGGCAGGTCTATCGGATTGGCGCTGGCGGGTGGCAGACCAAGGGTGCCGACCCGATCGGCCTGCCGTCCTACTGCGCCGGAGCCTGA
- a CDS encoding metalloregulator ArsR/SmtB family transcription factor, whose protein sequence is MDRIFKALASEPRRRILRYLGHEPMTVGEIADNFEMTMPSISKHLAVLRDAALVREQKHGQYVLYSLLPDQLTGQIYAFLSDFCPDARAIIESRKGRRSRPQAPAQ, encoded by the coding sequence ATGGACAGGATCTTCAAGGCGCTGGCGTCCGAACCGCGCCGCCGCATTCTTCGGTATCTGGGCCATGAGCCGATGACGGTGGGGGAAATCGCCGACAATTTCGAGATGACGATGCCGTCCATCTCGAAACATCTGGCCGTGCTGCGGGACGCGGCCCTCGTGCGCGAACAGAAACATGGGCAATATGTTCTCTATTCGCTGTTGCCCGATCAGTTGACGGGGCAAATTTACGCGTTTCTGTCGGACTTTTGTCCCGACGCGCGCGCAATCATCGAAAGTCGCAAAGGAAGGCGTAGCCGCCCTCAGGCTCCGGCGCAGTAG
- a CDS encoding AtpZ/AtpI family protein, with amino-acid sequence MAADTPGHDPAGEDSRIASLEKRIAKAERAEKIRQGATEQQADDGSRLGNRVLAELIGGLVGGALIGWVLDRLFGTSPWLLLVFLGLGIVAAFRNIIRLTTVKRPDEQGPSSP; translated from the coding sequence ATGGCAGCGGACACACCCGGACACGACCCGGCGGGCGAGGACTCGCGCATCGCTTCCCTTGAGAAGCGGATCGCGAAGGCCGAGCGCGCCGAAAAGATCAGGCAGGGGGCCACGGAGCAGCAGGCGGACGACGGGTCTCGCCTCGGCAACAGGGTGCTTGCGGAACTGATCGGCGGTCTTGTCGGCGGTGCGTTGATCGGCTGGGTCTTGGACAGGCTGTTCGGCACATCCCCATGGCTTCTGCTCGTCTTCCTCGGTCTCGGGATCGTGGCGGCGTTCAGGAACATCATCAGATTGACGACGGTGAAGCGTCCCGACGAACAGGGACCGTCCTCACCCTAG